The Daucus carota subsp. sativus chromosome 7, DH1 v3.0, whole genome shotgun sequence genome window below encodes:
- the LOC108194461 gene encoding multicopper oxidase LPR1, producing the protein MERLLSLVTLCLAVFGFCVDKTWGVGLLDPSKLPMFVDELPDMPRLSGFEVVNGVPVSKSLKIGMFRKKWKFHRDLPPTPVFAYGTSAKAATVPGPTIEAIHGVPVNVTWQNHLPRKHILPWDPTIPTAMTMVKTGIPAVVHLHGAIDEPESDGNAYAWFTPKFKERGSTWTKKTYHYSNAQHPGNLWYHDHAMGLTRVNLLAGLIGSYIIRHPAVEEPFRLPHGNQYDRPLVVFDRAFRRDGSLYMNSTGNNPSIHPQWQPEYFGDAIIVNGKAWPRMVVRRRKYRFRILNASNARFFRFYFTNGLKFIHVGSDSTYNQHPVTVNKLLVAPSEIADVVVDFSGSKSNSVVLANDAEYPYPSGDPVNKINSRVMKFLITRKKELDTSRVPAKLVHYPSPDASSASQTRFITMYEYTTKSDEPTHLNLNGKSPDDPVTEQPKVGTSEIWYVINLTDDNHPLHIHLGLFSVLDQTELIKLDEFKECMMKLKDATKCHVDKYARGRNTAVVAHEKGWKNVYKMLPGYVTKILVRFSYVHTNASYPFDATSEPGYVYHCHILDHEDNVMMRPLKLVN; encoded by the exons ATGGAGAGACTATTGAGTTTGGTGACTCTCTGCTTGGCTGTGTTTGGTTTTTGTGTAGACAAAACATGGGGAGTTGGTCTCTTGGATCCATCCAAGTTGCCAATGTTTGTGGATGAGCTTCCTGATATGCCAAGACTCTCAGGCTTCGAAGTTGTCAATGGTGTGCCTGTCTCCAAGTCACTCAAGATTGGCATGTTTCGAAAAAAATGG AAATTCCATAGAGACCTTCCTCCAACTCCAGTGTTTGCCTATGGTACATCTGCGAAAGCAGCCACTGTTCCTGGCCCGACCATCGAGGCTATCCACGGGGTCCCTGTTAACGTGACATGGCAAAATCACCTCCCTCGGAAGCACATTCTGCCCTGGGATCCGACAATCCCCACTGCCATGACTATGGTCAAGACGGGCATTCCAGCCGTGGTGCACCTCCACGGGGCCATTGATGAGCCCGAGAGCGATGGCAATGCATATGCCTGGTTCACTCCCAAATTTAAAGAGAGAGGCTCAACTTGGACCAAGAAAACATATCACTACAGCAATGCTCAGCATCCGGGGAATTTATGGTACCATGATCACGCAATGGGATTGACGCGTGTCAATCTACTTGCTGGTTTAAttggatcatatattattcGCCATCCTGCTGTTGAGGAGCCTTTTAGACTACCTCATGGAAATCAATATGATAGGCCTCTGGTTGTCTTTGATCGTGCCTTCCGCAGAGATGGCTCATTGTACATGAATTCCACCGGAAACAATCCCTCCATACACCCGCAGTGGCAACCTGAGTACTTCGGTGATGCAATTATAGTAAATGGCAAGGCATGGCCCCGAATGGTTGTTCGTAGGAGAAAGTACAGGTTTCGTATACTCAATGCAAGCAATGCCCGCTTCTTTAGATTCTACTTCACCAATGGCCTTAAATTTATTCATGTGGGATCCGATTCGACTTACAATCAGCATCCAGTGACAGTAAACAAACTCCTTGTAGCTCCATCAGAAATTGCTGATGTGGTTGTGGACTTTTCGGGATCAAAGTCGAATTCAGTTGTATTAGCCAATGATGCAGAGTATCCGTATCCATCTGGCGACCCCGTGAACAAAATCAACAGCCGAGTCATGAAATTCCTAATCACGCGAAAAAAAGAACTTGACACATCTAGAGTCCCAGCCAAATTGGTGCATTATCCGTCACCTGATGCATCCTCTGCTTCGCAAACACGGTTTATAACAATGTACGAGTACACAACCAAATCCGATGAGCCTACTCACTTGAATCTCAACGGTAAATCTCCCGATGACCCGGTTACAGAGCAGCCAAAGGTGGGAACATCAGAGATATGGTATGTGATCAACTTAACAGACGATAATCACCCGCTTCACATACATTTAGGTCTTTTTTCGGTACTGGATCAGACAGAACTGATCAAATTGGATGAGTTCAAAGAATGCATGATGAAACTCAAAGACGCGACAAAGTGCCATGTAGACAAGTATGCACGTGGCAGAAACACCGCCGTGGTGGCTCACGAGAAAGGCTGGAAGAACGTGTACAAGATGTTACCTGGCTATGTTACGAAGATATTAGTGAGATTTTCGTATGTGCATACGAATGCTTCGTATCCATTTGATGCAACCTCAGAGCCTGGTTACGTCTACCATTGCCAC ATCTTGGATCATGAAGACAATGTGATGATGAGGCCCTTGAAGCTAGTCAATTAG
- the LOC108195552 gene encoding uncharacterized protein LOC108195552: MVKKEKRAKEQSKESLDEKKHINESPALLEENPGIPEPDPVTPADTIVSRQTGPQPTESSTQSKKRSSGAARGVCAMHKVVMKKAKGEKLNLRFNQVAVPVGDERHKLQSYIGMLARTMVPIDIPSWPKVDPELKEKIWNDLEDTFELIPESRKRILQSAGAKWRNFKAKLTAEYVLPYVGQKKKLQKPPKQYAFVGKKAWRRFVAVRVTKDWQEENRKQSERVGKRKYPHRVSRKGYIGLEEEEIRSGRLEPAERPDRAIMWKNARKPNDGNISPKLKKKIEQIDSLLEKQQNGEFKPDGTKDVLTTVLETPEHAGRVRGVGNFIPPTVYFDLPKKSRNHITKEQFHNLELQIAELKALIAGGNYQNSPIHQNSEKASCPGAVKEQDQEQKTRKQPVAKKLMADELMTDEDKEGADLVIIPPPGPPEQKGPRKCELAVDNIDNKVAFGVVFDEEDGLSTSVHGVPLQPGFVRVSVDGSIQDDALVPVPVIGEIETVHQAIGSHLAWPKDMISYISSTGSEKIKKVRKMTEVERVHKAFNSVKPKDSVPPRFRVLYKFASTVMKESGNSIPVPCDFEIFGIERTIYLLEENVLALLEFRMIGQSAISTYMAYLYSLFRDTPSRDLSAMFSFLHPSTYKLNDEFNDYVVQRLKDGVLRMNFLPFNYNLHWILIVFWESEIFILNPLPHYPHPQDLEKALMRAVRSFNAQEGRVNKNPKVKNVLGCPKQPGGTECGYVVMRYMKDLVADEEMKLLDKWALKSRKTYTREELDVVRYETLDYIQSIM, encoded by the exons ATGGtaaagaaagagaaaagagcTAAAGAACAGTCTAAAGAATCCTTGGATGAGAAGAAGCACATAAATGAATCCCCAGCTCTCCTGGAAGAGAATCCAGGAATACCAGAGCCTGACCCCGTTACTCCAGCGGACACCATTGTTTCCCGCCAGACGGGTCCACAACCCACAGAAAGTAGTACACAATCTAAAAAAAGGTCATCTGGAGCAGCACGAGGTGTTTGTGCTATGCACAAAGTGGTGATGAAGAAAGCGAAGGGAGAGAAATTGAATTTACGGTTCAATCAAGTTGCAGTTCCAGTTGGAGACGAACGGCACAAACTGCAGTCCTATATAGGCATGCTAGCAAGGACAATGGTGCCAATCGACATTCCAAGTTGGCCAAAGGTTGACCCTgaattaaaagagaaaatatgGAATGATCTTGAG GATACATTCGAGCTGATTCCTGAAAGTCGGAAGAGGATTCTACAGTCGGCAGGCGCAAAATGGAGAAATTTCAAGGCTAAATTGACAGCGGAATATGTGTTGCCTTATGTTGGACAGAAGAAGAAGCTACAGAAGCCACCAAAACAATATGCTTTTGTCGGTAAGAAAGCATGGAGACGATTCGTTGCAGTTAGAGTCACAAAAGATTGGCAG GAAGAGAATAGAAAACAGAGTGAGAGAGTGGGAAAACGGAAATATCCACACCGAGTGTCAAGAAAAGGATACATCGGattggaagaagaagaa atacgGTCAGGGAGGTTGGAGCCTGCTGAAAGGCCAGATAGGGCAATTATGTGGAAAAATGCCCGTAAGCCAAATGACGGGAATATTAGCCCAaaactgaaaaagaaaattgaacAAATT GATTCGTTACTCGAAAAGCAGCAAAATGGTGAATTCAAGCCGGATGGAACTAAGGATGTGCTCACCACTGTATTGGAAACTCCCGAGCATGCGGGAAGGGTTCGTGGGGTTGGAAACTTCATACCTCCAACTGTGTACTTCGACTTGCCGAAAAAGTCGAGGAATCACATTACCAAAGAGCAATTTCATAATCTTGAGTTGCAAATTGCTGAGTTGAAAGCTTTGATTGCTGGGGGCAATTATCAAAATTCACCAATTCATCAAAATTCCGAGAAAGCAAGTTGTCCAGGGGCGGTGAAAGAACAAGACCAAGAACAAAAGACCAGAAAGCAACCTGTTGCAAAAAAACTGATGGCAGATGAATTGATGACCGATGAGGATAAAGAGGGTGCTGATTTGGTTATTATTCCTCCTCCTGGTCCTCCGGAACAAAAG GGTCCTCGCAAATGTGAACTGGCAGTGGACAACATCGATAATAAGGTAGCTTTTGGTGTTGTTTTTGATGAGGAAGATGGATTAAGTACATCGGTTCATGGAGTGCCTCTACAACCAGGATTTGTTCGTGTTAGTGTGGACGGAAGCATTCAGGATGATGCTTTGGTGCCTGTTCCTGTAATTGGTGAGATAGAAACCGTCCACCAAGCCATCGGTTCTCATTTAGCATGGCCCAAAGACATGATCAGCTACATCTCCAGTACTGGATCGGag aaaattaaaaaggtGCGGAAGATGACTGAGGTGGAGAGAGTGCATAAAGCATTTAATTCTGTGAAGCCAAAGGACAGTGTGCCTCCTCGTTTTAGGGTGTTGTACAAATTTGCATCGACAGTCATGAAGGAAAGTGGAAACTCAATACCGGTTCCAtgtgattttgaaatttttggaatTGAACGAACGATTTATCTACTTGAAGAGAATGTACTTGCATTGCTAGAGTTTAGAATGATTGGACAGTCTGCTATATCAACATACATGGC gTATTTGTATTCATTGTTTCGGGATACGCCGAGTAGAGATTTGTCAGCgatgttttcttttcttcatccgTCCACGTACAAGCTCAATGATGAATTTAATGATTATGTTGTGCAAAGGCTGAAAGACGGAGTTCTTCGCATGAACTTTTTGCCTTTTAACTACAA TTTGCATTGGATATTGATTGTGTTTTGGGAGTCAGAAATTTTCATCCTTAATCCATTGCCTCATTATCCACATCCCCAGGACCTTGAAAAGGCTTTAATGCG AGCAGTGAGATCTTTTAATGCCCAGGAAGGACGGGTAAACAAGAATCCCAAAGTTAAAAACGTTCTA GGCTGCCCTAAACAACCAGGCGGTACAGAATGTGGATATGTGGTCATGCGTTATATGAAAGATTTAGTTGCGGACGAGGAGATGAAGCTGCTAGACAAG TGGGCTTTAAAGAGTCGCAAGACTTATACAAGGGAGGAGCTTGACGTCGTTCGCTATGAGACGCTTGATTATATCCAATCCATCATGTAG
- the LOC108195341 gene encoding heavy metal-associated isoprenylated plant protein 21 — MGVLDHFSDLCNVTSTRKSKRKPMQTVDVKVKMDCDGCERRVRNSVSSMRGVKSVEVIRKQSKVSVTGYVEPNKVLKRIRSTGKRAEIWPYIPYNLVTYPYVAQAYDKKAPSGYVKNVVQALPSPNAPMVKYTTIFSDDNPNACSIM, encoded by the exons ATGGGTGTTCTCGACCATTTCTCAGACTTATGCAATGTTACAAGCACAAGGAAGAGCAAACGCAAACCGATGCAG ACGGTTGATGTCAAGGTGAAAATGGATTGTGATGGCTGTGAACGGAGAGTGAGAAATTCCGTTTCCTCCATGAGAg GTGTAAAATCAGTGGAAGTAATTCGCAAACAAAGCAAGGTTAGTGTTACTGGTTATGTAGAGCCGAACAAGGTGTTAAAAAGAATACGAAGCACCGGAAAGAGAGCAGAGATTTGGCCGTATATTCCCTACAATCTGGTGACATATCCTTACGTTGCTCAAGCCTATGATAAGAAAGCACCATCTGGATACGTCAAGAACGTTGTTCAAGCACTTCCCAGTCCGAATGCTCCTATGGTTAAATATACAACTATTTTTAGTGATGATAATCCTAATGCATGTTCAATTATGTAA